Within the Acidimicrobiia bacterium genome, the region CCCGCGGTTCCCGGTGCGCTCGAGCAGGTCGCCGCTCGCGCCGTGTTCCACCACTTGCTCGGCGGCAGCGTTCAGCGCGGCTTCGATCATCGTGACTTCGACGAAGCGGCCTTCCCCCCACTCCTCGCGATCACGAAGGGCGAGCATCGTGGCGAACACCGCGTGCATCGCGGCGAGCGGGTCGCACGCGCCGCGGGGGATCACAGGCGGACCGTCGGGCCACCCGGTGACCCACGCCATGCCGGTGATCGCCTCCATCGTCTGGGCGAAGCCGGTTCGGTCACGCCACGGGCCAGCGAGGCCGTACGCGGGCATGCGCACTTGGATCAGCCGCGGGTTCACGGCATGCATGTGCTCCCAATCGAGCTCGAACTGCTCCATCACTCGCGGCGTGAAGTTGTCGAGGATCACGTCGGCGTCCTCGGCCATGCGCAAGAGCAGCGCGCGCCCCTCGGGTCGGGTGAGGTCGAGCGTGACGCCGCGCTTCGAGTTGTTGGCGCCGTGGTAGAGAGGCGCCCACTCCCACCACTGGTCCTCGGTCGGCGGCTTCGTGCTCGTGTAGCGCATGAAGTCGGGTCGGGTGATGGACTCGACCTTGATCACGTCGGCGCCGAGGTTTCCCAGCATCGTCGTAGCCGCGGGGCCGGCCCACCACGCCGTGAGATCGAGCACACGGATCCCGTCGAGCGGGAGCGCGCGCTTCTCTGCGTTCGGCGCCGCCGGCTCGGACCACTCGATGGTTCCGCTGTGCTCATCAAGGCCGGGCGCGGCGTCGAACGGGCGTGTCGACAGGCCGGAGATCCGGTAGGGGACGCGCGGCTGCACGAAGCGCCCGCTCGGGTTCGGTACGAACGTGCCCTGGTCGACGAAGTGGTCGAAGCCGGTGACCACCGCTGCGTTACCGACCGGGCCGCAGGGGATGCGCAGTAGCGTCGCCAGCTCGAGCAGCTCAGCGGTGGTGTGCTGCGTCGTGTACGCGCGGATCAGCTCGAGCGCCGCATCGCGGCGCTTGAACCGGCCGATCGCGCTCGCGAGGTCCTTGTCGTGGTCGAGGTCATCGCGTCCGATGAGCACGAGGAACGCGGCCCACTGGGGTGCGGAGTTGGTGGTGAAGGAGGCATATCCGTCGGCGCTCGGCTCGATCGACGGGATCTCGATTGTGCGGATGGGTCGGCGCATGTCGGGCCAACCACCGAACTCCGCAAACACCGACGTGAAGGTGTTCATGGTCACGCTCATGCAGTCGAGCCAGGCCACGTCCACGTGCTCCCCAGTTCCGCTCTGGGCAGCCGTTCGGGCGGCGGCAACCGCGCCGACCGCGGCATAGGTGCCAGAGACCCATTCGCCAATGCGGCCGCCGGCCGCGATCGGAGGCTGCTCCGGGAGGCCGCGTGAGCTGGTCGAGCCGCACCAGCCCTGGAGCGTGAACTCGGTCGCGGCCCACCCTGACCACGGCCCGTCCTGGCCATACGGCGTGATCGAGGTGATCACGAGATCGGGACGCTTCGTGAAGAGCGCTTCGGTCGGGAACGCGCCGGGCTGGCCGCTCTCGATGACGATGTGCGCGCGTGCGCAGAGATCGAGCACGTCGGAATCGTCCGGCGCGCCGACGATCGACCGCTTCGACGTGTTGAGGAACTCGAAGAGCGCGCCCGACCTCCAGGTGCGAAGTGGGTCACCCTCGCGCGGTTCGACCTTGACCACGTCGGCGCCGGCGTCGGCGAGCATTTTCGTGCAATACCCGCCAGAGATGCCGGTAGAGCAGTCGACGACCCGCACGCCAGTGAGCATCGGTCCGGAGCCTAAATGCTGGCCGCGCTCGCTCGTCGCCCGGGCGACGGTCCTGCGGACTCGCTCGGCTGCTCCTAGATTGACTCTCATGACAGGACCTCTGCGGATCGGGACGTTGGGAGCCGCCAAGATCACGCCGATGGCGTTGCTCAAGCCCGCCGCCACCGTCCCTGAAGCCGAGATCGTTGCGATCGCCGCCCGTGACCGAAGCCGGGCCGAGAAGATGGCGAACAAGCACGGCATCCCGACCGTGCACGACACGTACGACGAGGTCATCGCGGACCCGAACGTCCAGGCGATCTACAACCCGCTACCCAACGGTCTGCATGGCAAGTGGACGATCGCTGCGCTCGAGGCGGGCAAGCACGTGCTCTGCGAGAAGCCGTTCACTGCCAACGCCGAGGAAGCCGAGCAGGTTGCCGCCGTCGCCACCCGAACGGGTCTCGTCGTGATGGAGGCGTTCCACTACCGC harbors:
- a CDS encoding CoA transferase, with product MLTGVRVVDCSTGISGGYCTKMLADAGADVVKVEPREGDPLRTWRSGALFEFLNTSKRSIVGAPDDSDVLDLCARAHIVIESGQPGAFPTEALFTKRPDLVITSITPYGQDGPWSGWAATEFTLQGWCGSTSSRGLPEQPPIAAGGRIGEWVSGTYAAVGAVAAARTAAQSGTGEHVDVAWLDCMSVTMNTFTSVFAEFGGWPDMRRPIRTIEIPSIEPSADGYASFTTNSAPQWAAFLVLIGRDDLDHDKDLASAIGRFKRRDAALELIRAYTTQHTTAELLELATLLRIPCGPVGNAAVVTGFDHFVDQGTFVPNPSGRFVQPRVPYRISGLSTRPFDAAPGLDEHSGTIEWSEPAAPNAEKRALPLDGIRVLDLTAWWAGPAATTMLGNLGADVIKVESITRPDFMRYTSTKPPTEDQWWEWAPLYHGANNSKRGVTLDLTRPEGRALLLRMAEDADVILDNFTPRVMEQFELDWEHMHAVNPRLIQVRMPAYGLAGPWRDRTGFAQTMEAITGMAWVTGWPDGPPVIPRGACDPLAAMHAVFATMLALRDREEWGEGRFVEVTMIEAALNAAAEQVVEHGASGDLLERTGNRGPLGAPQNLYACAGDEEWLALAVVTDEHWDELCQALGSPDWADDPALATADGRRGAHDHIDEEIARFCKDRDARELAEELAARGVPAGYVADGRDIAVNPQMVHRGLFEIEDHAVTGPHNIPTVPFRFKRHDDAWLHRPSPTLGQHNDEVLRELLGLTDDELDQLRADQLIGDRPVGA